GTGCCGGACGAATTAGTTATGGATCTTATTATAGATCGTTTTAAAGCTAATGACTGTAAAGACGGTTATGTGCTGGATGGATTCCCAAGGACTATCTATCAAGCAGAAGCCTTAGATAAGAAACTTAAAAATAAAAATGAAAGTATAGACCATGTAATTAATATTGAGGTATCAGATGAGCTTATCGTAAGAAGGATGTCCGGAAGAAGGGCATGCCTTAATTGCGGTAGAACCTATCATATAAAAACCCTAAAACCTAAGGTAGAAGATATCTGTGATTACTGTAATACAAAGCTGGTTCTTAGGGATGATGATAAACCTGAGACAGTAAAAAAACGCTTACAGGTTTATCACGAACAGACACAACCGCTTATAGATTACTATAATCAAAAAGGATTATTGCGCAGTATGGATGGTACCAAGGACATTGAGGTTTTATACAAGGAAATTATGGATTTTTTAAAGGATTAAACATGGGTGCAATCTGAAAGGAAGAGTTGAATGCCAATAAGCATTAAATCTGAAAAAGAAATAAAACTAATGGAAGAATCCGGAAGAATTCTTGCAAAAGTACATGAGGAATTGGAGAAACTAATAAGACCGGGAATCACTACACTGGAGATAGATAAGAAATGCTATGAGATTATTAAAAGCTTCGGTTGCATTCCTTCATTTTTAAATTATAATGGATATCCTGCCTCTTTGTGTATTTCAATTAATGACGAGGTGGTCCATGGAATCCCCGACACGAAACATATCCTTAAGGAAGGGGATATTGTAAGCCTTGACTGCGGGGTAATATATGAGGGGTATCATTCAGATGCGGCTAGGACGGTTCCGGTTGGTGAAATATCAGAAGAAGCCAAAAAATTAATTGAAGTGACTAAACAAAGCTTTTTTGAAGGTATTAAATTCGCCAAAGCTGGGAATTATCTACATGAAATCTCTGAAGCTATCCAAACTTATGTAGAATCCTTTGGATTTTCCGTAGTAAGAGATTTGGTGGGACATGGAATAGGAAGAAATCTTCATGAGGAACCGCAGGTACCAAATTTCAAACAAAGAAACAGAGGGCCAAAGCTGGCGCCAGGAATGACCTTGGCTATTGAGCCAATGGTAAATGCAGGACGATGTGATGTATACTGGCTGGATAATGATTGGACTGTTGTTACCGAAGATGGGTCTCTTTCAGCCCATTATGAAAACACCGTACTGATAACAGATAATGAACCCAAAATCCTTACAATATTATAAGAAACCGGAGTTGTTAAATGCAGGATTTAGTAGGAACTTTTGTCATATCAAAATCGGGCAGAGACGCCGGAAAATGTTATGTAATAATTAATTCCCATAATGAATATGTATATTTAGTGGATGGAAAGATTAGAACCTTGGATTATCCAAAAAAGAAGAATTTGAAGCATGTAAACAGGTTAAAATATTTTGATCAAAATCTTGCCGAAGCAATAAAAAATAAGACGGTAAGAAATGAAGAGATTAAAAGAGCCATCAAGATGTTACAGGTTGAAATTTCAGAAAAGGAGGATGAGTGATGTCAAAATCCGATGTAGTTGAAATTGAAGGTACTGTGGTAGAGAAGCTGCCTAATGCGATGTTTCAGGTTGAACTGGAGAATGGGCACAGGGTGTTGGCTCATATCAGTGGCAAACTGCGCATGAATTTTATAAAAATAGTACCTGGTGATAGGGTTACATTAGAATTATCACCCTATGATTTGACCAAAGGAAGAATTATATGGCGTGATAAATAAGACTTTGATATCTTTTAATATGTAGCTACTTCGATGAAATATGTCGAGAAACATATTGTAGATATATAGAAAAAAATTGCTTGCTATTATATTTCTGCGGTGATATAATAATAAGCGGACTTTTTTGAAAGGGGTGAATTACTGTGAAAGTAAGATCATCAGTAAAACCGATTTGCGAAAAATGCAAAATTATTAGAAGAAAGGGAAGCATCAGAGTAATCTGTGAAAACCCTAAACACAAACAAAGACAAGGCTAATTTACAGTAGATTGGAAGTAAAAATCCTCTATTGTTTTAAATATATAGTTCTTGCTTTTTGTGTTACAACTATCTGCCCTAGGCAGAGGAGATTGTGATATTGTGGGTGGATAATATCTGCCTTAAGATAAACCATGACCGTCATCATGGAATCTTAGCAAGCATAGGGTTTGTATGTTTGTTACAATTTAAAGCGGCTGACGTAATAGATTAAGATCTGTTACGGTAAAAACATTGAAATATAAAACAATATTATGTTGGAGGTGTACTATACACATGGCTCGTATCAGTGGTGTAGATTTACCAAGAGATAAGCGCATAGAAGTAGGTCTTACCTATATATATGGTATAGGAAGAGTAAGTGCGAGACGTATTCTTGCCGAAGCAAATGTTGACCCTAACACCCGCGTCAGAGATTTAACTGATGATGAGGCGGCTAGGATCCGTGATGTTATCGATGAGACACAGACTGTTGAGGGTGATTTAAGAAGAGAGATCGCACTTAACATTAAGAGATTACAAGAAATTGGATGTTATAGAGGAATCCGTCATAGAAAGGGACTTCCGGTAAGAGGTCAAAGAACAAAGACCAATGCCAGAACCAGGAAGGGTCCTAAGAGAACAGTTGCTAATAAGAAGAAATAATCTGGTAGATAATCCAATAGGAGGGTTTGTTTAAATGGCTAAGAAAATAGCGGCAGCTAAAAAAGGGACTAAAAGGCGTGTCAAAAAGAACGTAGAACGTGGACAGGCACACATTCAGTCATCTTTTAATAATACAATAGTTACGCTGACAGATGCAGAAGGAAACGCACTTTCTTGGGCTAGTGCCGGTGGATTAGGCTTCAGAGGTTCAAGAAAATCAACTCCTTACGCAGCTCAAATGGCAGCAGAAACAGCAGCAAAAGCGGCACTTGTTCATGGTTTA
This genomic interval from Herbinix luporum contains the following:
- the infA gene encoding translation initiation factor IF-1, with product MSKSDVVEIEGTVVEKLPNAMFQVELENGHRVLAHISGKLRMNFIKIVPGDRVTLELSPYDLTKGRIIWRDK
- a CDS encoding adenylate kinase, translating into MKIIMLGAPGAGKGTQAKKIAQEFGIPHISTGDIFRENIKNNTQLGIKAKEYIDQGLLVPDELVMDLIIDRFKANDCKDGYVLDGFPRTIYQAEALDKKLKNKNESIDHVINIEVSDELIVRRMSGRRACLNCGRTYHIKTLKPKVEDICDYCNTKLVLRDDDKPETVKKRLQVYHEQTQPLIDYYNQKGLLRSMDGTKDIEVLYKEIMDFLKD
- the rpsM gene encoding 30S ribosomal protein S13 — translated: MARISGVDLPRDKRIEVGLTYIYGIGRVSARRILAEANVDPNTRVRDLTDDEAARIRDVIDETQTVEGDLRREIALNIKRLQEIGCYRGIRHRKGLPVRGQRTKTNARTRKGPKRTVANKKK
- the map gene encoding type I methionyl aminopeptidase → MPISIKSEKEIKLMEESGRILAKVHEELEKLIRPGITTLEIDKKCYEIIKSFGCIPSFLNYNGYPASLCISINDEVVHGIPDTKHILKEGDIVSLDCGVIYEGYHSDAARTVPVGEISEEAKKLIEVTKQSFFEGIKFAKAGNYLHEISEAIQTYVESFGFSVVRDLVGHGIGRNLHEEPQVPNFKQRNRGPKLAPGMTLAIEPMVNAGRCDVYWLDNDWTVVTEDGSLSAHYENTVLITDNEPKILTIL
- a CDS encoding KOW domain-containing RNA-binding protein, with the translated sequence MQDLVGTFVISKSGRDAGKCYVIINSHNEYVYLVDGKIRTLDYPKKKNLKHVNRLKYFDQNLAEAIKNKTVRNEEIKRAIKMLQVEISEKEDE
- the rpsK gene encoding 30S ribosomal protein S11, which gives rise to MAKKIAAAKKGTKRRVKKNVERGQAHIQSSFNNTIVTLTDAEGNALSWASAGGLGFRGSRKSTPYAAQMAAETAAKAALVHGLKSVEVMVKGPGSGREAAIRAIQACGIEVTSIRDVTPVPHNGCRPPKRRRV
- the rpmJ gene encoding 50S ribosomal protein L36 yields the protein MKVRSSVKPICEKCKIIRRKGSIRVICENPKHKQRQG